Part of the Paenibacillus sp. YPG26 genome, AATTGTAAAAGCTTTTTTTTCTTAACCAGAGAATACGAAGAAAACAATATTGAAATTAGTCTATGTAAAAAAGGGGCTGTTAAAAATGCGAAAGCAGGGAAGGGCAAAGTTTATGTAGAAGGTAGTTTTAAGAGTGCTGCATTTAGCAAAGCAACCCTACATATTGGACTGAACCCGCCCCAAAAAAACAAACGGATGTAATTCCCATTTACGTTATTCAAGGTAGTACCGAAACAAATGAATCTTCGACTACACCAGCAGTCGAAGAATAGAAGGGGAGACAACATGATTTCAATTGTAAGACTGCTTGTATTTTTTACTTTGTCGTTTATTGTGCAAGCAATCTTAAGTACAACATGGATACCATATGATTATCCAACCACACCAACTTGGGAACTGTTCAAGTGGAAGTTAAAAGATCAGCTGTTTACTAAGAACCACTATTTTTTCCCATTCCTATTTTGCTCGATTGTGATAGCTATCTTAGGTTCATTAAGATATCAAAAGCTTTATGTTTATTTCAAGGAAAAGTCCCGGCGCTTGTAACGTGGGAAGACTGCGTAAGCTCTTGAAGCGCTTCGCTTTTGACCCTTCCGGATCTGTGGATGGATAATGCCCCCTACAAAACCGCCAATAACCCAAATTTGCGGGCGACCTGAACCTTGCCGACCCGAACGGCTCATGTTCCCGATGTCTTGGGGGCTGGCTGACTCCGTAGTTCCTGCTAGTGCTTTCCTCGGGTTCTTGCCCGCAAGCTGCTGACCGCGCAGCCCAAAGAGGGCTGCCACAGGTCACATGCTCATAACCTGCTACAGCCACCAAACCCGCTTCCGTGCGCGATATCTCGCCTCTTACTCTTCTCCCGTCGCCACCGGATTCTCGCTATACGAGATCCAGTCGCTCCAGCTCCCCGGATACAGCTTCACGTTCGTATACCCCAGATTATGCAGGGCAAGTACATTCGGACAAGCGCTCACGCCGGATCCGCAGTATACAATCACATCCTGGCCAACCTCAGCTGCTTGAATAACATCGGCAAAATGCTCTCTAAGCTCGGCCTCGCTTCTCCAGACTCCGCGCTCATCAAGCACTTCCTTCCAGAAGCGGTTAACCGCGCCTGGAATATGTCCTGCGCGGGCATCGATCGGCTCTTCCTCGCCAGCGTAGCGCTTTGCTTCGCGCGAATCCACCAGTAGCGCGCCGGGGGAACCGGCGGCGGCAATGGCAGAGGCTTCGCGAACCTCGCTGACGTCAGCCCGCATGCCGCGCTGCGGATGAGCGGTGAACGTCTGCGGAATGACCACCTGCTGCGCGGCGCTCACCGGATATCCCGCCGCTTCCCAGGCGGAGAAGCTTTCGCTCAGCACGTTGACCTGCTCATGCCCGGCATAGCGCAGCAGCCACCACAGCCTCGCGGCGTACATGCCGCCCTGATCGTCGTAAGCTACGACTCTCGTCTGCGGCCCGATTCCCGCACGGCCAAGACACTCTTCCAGCGCGGCCAGATCCGGCAGGGGATGGCGGCCGCCATGGGCCTGAACCGGCCCTGACAGGTCTGCCTCCAGGTCCAGGTAGATGGCGCCTGGAATATGGCCGGCGTCATAAGCCTGCCGCCCGGCTTCAGGCTTGCCGAGCTGGAAGCGGCAGTCCACAATCACTTGATCCTGCTCGTAGAGCCTTGCGAGCAGCCAGTTTTTTGTCACTAACGTTGACATCATTACTCCTCCTCTAAATAAGACGCGGTTGGGTCTTATACCCTCTTGCTAATTCCGAATTTCGAAGAATTGGCAATCCCTGCGTGAATGATAAGCCAGCTCGCTTACGCCTGACTGCACAATGACGGTCTGGTCATCGAAGCGGATAATAACCCCACCGGAGTCTACCAGATGATCGTCCTGAAATACGCGAATTCGGTACTGATGGTCCAAAGCTTCCTGAAAGTCCTGTTCAGTCAGGAGAGGTCTTCTGATCGGCATGTGGATTCCCCTTTATAGTCACTAATGACAAGTGCAATTAAGGTTAACATATCATATAAATGGCCTTTGGCGCGACCACGGACGTCGCTGCAAATTGAACACGGGCCAGTAGGTTTTGGATTATCCTTTTGACTTCAAATAGAGACTGGAAGTACACTAGTTAAAAATTACAGAAAGCTGCATCGGACTTGGGCTTTGTCTCCGGATTGTCTCCGGATTATGTCCGCACTGCGTTCAGATATAAATATCTGGAGATGACAGCGACCGGAAAGTCCGGGCCACCGGTAGTTACGACTATACCGGCCAATATGAACATTTCACGCGGCAGACTAACATGTACATCAATAGTTTAATTTATATATCAGATCTAATAATAGGAGTGGCTTTCATTATGGATGTTAATGGACTCAGGCAGCACAGACAGTACCCGGATTATGCCGGGCACGGGCAGGGGACCGCGCGGGCGGCTTACGAGCGCGATTATTCAAGGTTGATTCATTCGCCCACCTTCAGACGTCTGCAGGGCAAATCACAGGTGTTCGGAGCAGGAACCGGAGATTATTACCGGACTCGTCTTACGCATTCTCTGGAGGTGGCGCAGATTGCGAGGGAGGCCGCTCGGAGCCTGATTCGTTCCTATCCTGGCATTGACACTGCGCGGGCTGGCAATCCGGGACTTATCATCGATTCCGAGGTTGTGGAATGTGCCGCGATCTCACATGATTTCGGACATCCTCCTTTTGGACATAAGGGGGAAGAGGTGCTCTCGGGGATACTTGACCGGTTAATTGAGGATAAAGTACAGCAGGAGCTCAAGAAGAGCAGTGATCCTGCCGCCAATGAAGTCGTGATCCGTTCAGCAATGAGGCAGAAATATGAGCATTTCGAAGGAAATGCCCATAACTTCCGGCTGATGATGTTCCTGGAGAAGCGGGAGAATCTGGATGGTCTGAACTTGTCCGATGCGGTTCTGCTGGGAACGAACAAGTATCCTTTTCCGGGAACAGTGAATCATAAGGGCATGTATCACCATGAGTGGCAGTATATTTCCGAAATTCGCAGCCTGTGGGGCATCCCGGCGGGCAAGAAGACCTTGGAAGCCCAGCTTATGGACCTCTGTGATGACATCGCATATTCGGCTCATGATCTGGAGGATGGCATCAAGGCAGGCAAGATTGAGGTGCATGAGCATTTCATGCAGGACCATCATATCCAGCAGCTGATTGTGGAGAAGGTGAATACGCTGGAGGATCCGTGCTGGCAGGGCTGGGATGATGAGCGCATTCGCAGGAAGGCGGAGGAGGTGCTGACTTCGTTCCTTCAGATCTGGAATGAGAAGCTTCCGATCTGTGATTACGATCCGTCCCGTACCCGTAGGGAGGTCAAGGCTTACTGGGTGAGCCTCTTCGTGGGAAGCCTTGGCGTCATTCCGGACGGGAACTGGCAGAAGGTGACCTTTGTCAGGAACGGGGAAGAGAATGAAGATATGCTGCGGACGGTTA contains:
- a CDS encoding sulfurtransferase, yielding MSTLVTKNWLLARLYEQDQVIVDCRFQLGKPEAGRQAYDAGHIPGAIYLDLEADLSGPVQAHGGRHPLPDLAALEECLGRAGIGPQTRVVAYDDQGGMYAARLWWLLRYAGHEQVNVLSESFSAWEAAGYPVSAAQQVVIPQTFTAHPQRGMRADVSEVREASAIAAAGSPGALLVDSREAKRYAGEEEPIDARAGHIPGAVNRFWKEVLDERGVWRSEAELREHFADVIQAAEVGQDVIVYCGSGVSACPNVLALHNLGYTNVKLYPGSWSDWISYSENPVATGEE
- the dgt gene encoding dGTP triphosphohydrolase, which encodes MDVNGLRQHRQYPDYAGHGQGTARAAYERDYSRLIHSPTFRRLQGKSQVFGAGTGDYYRTRLTHSLEVAQIAREAARSLIRSYPGIDTARAGNPGLIIDSEVVECAAISHDFGHPPFGHKGEEVLSGILDRLIEDKVQQELKKSSDPAANEVVIRSAMRQKYEHFEGNAHNFRLMMFLEKRENLDGLNLSDAVLLGTNKYPFPGTVNHKGMYHHEWQYISEIRSLWGIPAGKKTLEAQLMDLCDDIAYSAHDLEDGIKAGKIEVHEHFMQDHHIQQLIVEKVNTLEDPCWQGWDDERIRRKAEEVLTSFLQIWNEKLPICDYDPSRTRREVKAYWVSLFVGSLGVIPDGNWQKVTFVRNGEENEDMLRTVSVLKSFAWVTMIRDLRVQRLQKRSAWIIKRLWDAFVDPNTSKSIIPGDWLRRFDLDQKREHPIWTWEHMIIDYIAGMTDAYAEKIYNELYGLKVGSIYDLD